TACGTGCGCCGGGGTCTTCCAGCCGCCGCGCTTGGCGACCGTCACCGGGTCCACGCCGCGGTGCAGGAGCCCCGTAGCAAAGCCATGGCGGCAGCTATGGAACGTCAGGGCCTCGATGCCGGCCAGCACACAGACGCGCTCCCAAGCCCGCCACGCGGCCATCTTGTAGGGCCAAGGGAACGGCTTCTGCTCCCGCGGCAGGTTTGCCATCGCAATGAACAGATCGACGGGCAGGTGCGCCTCGCGCTCCTCGCCGATCTTGGTCTGGCGGATCAGCACCACCCGGCGCTTGAGATCGACATCCTCCCACTCGACAGCCAGCGCCTCCGAGATCCTGGCGCCGGTCGCGAACATGAACATGGCTAGGGCTCCGAGCTCGGCCGGGGCGTGTGCGCGGAACTTCGTCACCCACTCCAGCGTGGCCGGCTTCTTCACCTTCGTCTCGACCTTGAACCGCCGGACCCGGATCGGCGGGCACAGGCTGCGCTCGGCGCAATGGTTGATGATGGCTTGGGTCGGCACGATCACACACCTGTTGCGGGTCGCGTTGGTGGCATCAGGGTAGAGGTCAACCGCCGCCTGCTGGATGGCGCCAGATGTGATGTCCTTGACCTTCGCGTCACCCCAATACTTCACCACCTTCGCGATGAAGCGCTGCGGCTTGCCGGCGCCGAGGTAGATGGCAGCCGCCTTGGGGAAGGTCAGGACCGCTTCCGGCCCATGGAGACGATGTTTCCAGAACTCGTCTTCGACCTTGGCTGCGGCCTCTTGGGCGGTTTCTTTGTTAGATGTGCGAGTAGAGCCGCGGAGTCGATGTCCGGCAAGCGTTCCCCGATAGTGCCAGACAGGGCTTCCCTTACGTCGATAGATTTTGAGGGGCATGGTTTGGTCGCCTCTAGGATTGTGTCCACGTCTTCGGGCAGGAGCACCATACGATTGCCCAGAACCCGGCCGGCGCCAAGCTGCCTGGCCAAGCTACGCACGCGCCTCTCTGACCAACCGTAGCGGCTGGCGAACTCTGCGGGGGTTATGCACTCAGGAAGTGTCATGCGCTAATTCTACCAGAATTTCGTTTCGACCGAAGAACTAAGAAAACAAAAACTGACTGACTCCACCGAGCAATTTCAACGGCACGCCGCTTTCATCGCTCAAGATTTTCCGTAGTGGCTTGCACATCGTGAATGTGAGAGCGTCTGTCAGCGAATAGCCGGAGACATTCCGCCTTGTCGGCGGACCGCACATCGATTTTGCAAATCCGGCATCTCGCAATCCACTCAGATCCAAGAGCGGGAACAAGCCTGTCAATCGTCGGATGGTGTGGACCGCAATCTTGACATTGCGGCAGCCAATTGTTCTGGACCATCAGTCCGCCTTCACGATCTTGAGCCCGCTTTCCGCAATGGCGTCTAAAACCTTGTCGGCATAGGGATCGCAGCCGCAGAAAGGCCAATCGCAATCCTGGGCAATCTCCGCACTGGCAAGTTTCCGCTGTCTAACGGCGCATTGCCATCGCGGCTTCCAGTCTGAAATGTGCTCGCTCATGCTGTGCCCTTTATTTCCGGCTGACCCTCAAATCGGGCGATCATCTCGCGCATCAGCGCCACCACGTCTTTGCGGTTAGCCCCGTTTGAGATGAAATTGCAGCGAGCGCCATCAGCGGTCCCAAATGGGAAGACAAGCAAGACGAAGCCGGTACTGCGCGCGGCTCCCCTTGCCTCGCCATTGAACGTCTCGTCCAGGACGCTCGCAATAGCGTTCATCTGCTCGCGATACTGCTGCGAGATCGGGCCGTCGCCAAGACGCTCCGTCACAGCGTCACCCGCTCTTTCTTGGCGAGCGCAGCTTCACGGCGTCGCTGCTTGCGATTGCCCCACTCAGGGCCGCGCTGCTCACGCCACATGGCGCGCTCCTCAAGCATCCGCTTGCGTTTGTCGAACGCTTC
This genomic stretch from Bradyrhizobium daqingense harbors:
- a CDS encoding tyrosine-type recombinase/integrase → MPLKIYRRKGSPVWHYRGTLAGHRLRGSTRTSNKETAQEAAAKVEDEFWKHRLHGPEAVLTFPKAAAIYLGAGKPQRFIAKVVKYWGDAKVKDITSGAIQQAAVDLYPDATNATRNRCVIVPTQAIINHCAERSLCPPIRVRRFKVETKVKKPATLEWVTKFRAHAPAELGALAMFMFATGARISEALAVEWEDVDLKRRVVLIRQTKIGEEREAHLPVDLFIAMANLPREQKPFPWPYKMAAWRAWERVCVLAGIEALTFHSCRHGFATGLLHRGVDPVTVAKRGGWKTPAHVFATYGHAREDKKVTDLLFDTPADTAKRQSEENQ